The nucleotide sequence TTCCCGGCTGATGTCGAGCACCTGGTTATAGCGCGCCAGCACGGCGTCCAGGTCTTCACTCGTGATGCCAAGGCGGGCGGTCGGGATCGGATCCCGGGTCTCATGCCGAGTGGCCGGGTCAGCTTGCACCCGATGGGGGTAGCGCCTGCCGGTGGCATTGTTGTAGAACAGTGCCGTACCCAGCAACAGCAGCGAATTCAGGGCAACCGGATAAAGGATGAACTGGTAGCCCATCGCATGGATCGCAGGGCCACCCAACACCGCGGTCAGCGCCACGGCGCCACTGGGAGGATGCAGGCAGCGCAGCATGAACATGGCGGCGATGGCAAGCGATGCGGCCAGCGCGGCGGCCAGCAGCGGCGTGCCGATCAGCTTGGCGCAGGTCACGCCGATCAAGGCGGCCACCAGATTGCCGCCGATGATGGACCATGGCTGCGCCAGCGGACTAGCTGGCACGGCGAACAGCAACACGGCGGATGCGCCCATCGGCGCTATCAGCAACATCGCATTGGCGGGATCGGGAAGGATGACATAGGTGCACAGGCCGGTAAGGATGAGGCCGAACAAGGCGCCCGCGCAGGCGCGCATCCGCTCGAAGCGGTCAGTGGTTCCGGGAGCGGGCAAGAGGCTGGACAGGAATTCGATTTTCATTCGTATTCTTTGAAAGACGTGGCTTCGAGGCTGGCGGACAGGCTGAAGATGTCATGCCGGCCGCCTGCAGCTTGTCGCCGAGGGAAACCCTGCACACGGCAAGCGGCGGAGCAGGTTTGTGGCCGTCGCAGCCCAGGACCTATGCGATTGCCATCCCTGACTGCAACGCCGGCGTCGGCCAGGGAGGCTGCGGCCGTTTCCTTCACTGGCGGAATTCATTGTATGAAATCAGGGCTGTTTGTCACATTGACCATGGTCAAGCATGAAAAAATTGGGCAGTGACCGCGGGCTTTCGGGCAGCGGCAAGTAAAAAGCCCACGCAGGCAAAGCGTGGGCTTGAACGTGCCCGGCGAGCGGGCACATGAATCTGTGGATCTTTTGCGGACAACGGGCTCGTCGGCCCACACCAGCAAACGCAACTGCAGAGGCTGCTGGTATAGGCCAAACGCCCGCTAGCAGTGAACCACGCCGGATCCGTCGCAACGGGAACAGGCTTCGGTGCCAACACCGTGGCAGGAAGGGCACCTGGCCGGCTCAGGGCTTTCGCCTGGCGCCATGTTAACGATCGCCTCGCTGTTTTCCTTTGCGACCTTTCCTGTTCCCTTGCATCTGTGACATTGAAGTATGCCGCTGCCATTGCACTTTGGACATGCCGCCATGATCGTCTCCTTAATCTAATGTTCGACTACCTACGTCTGATTGCATTCGATGCCGGCCCGTTCCCGGCCATCGCTCCCCATCCTGCATCCTGAACAGATCAGGCCGCAGCCATAAGCCGCCGCACATGCGCCGCCGTGCCATTGGCCAGGCCTTCCATGCTATATCCCCCTTCCAGTACTGACACGACGCGGCCCTTGCAAGTGGCATCGGCGATCCGCATCAGCTCATCGGTTATCCAGCGAAAATCATCGTCCTGCAATTCAAGCGACGCCAGCGGGTCCAGATGGTGGGCATCGAACCCGGCCGAAATGATGAGGAATTCAGGCGCGAAGTCGCGCAATGCCGGCAGGATCTCGGCCTCGCTCCTGGCCCTGAACTGGGCAGAGTCGCAGCCGCGCGCCAGCGGCAGGTTCACGATGTTATGGTCAACCCCGGTTTCATTGCGGCTTCCAGTGCCGGGATAGAAGGGCGACTGATGGCTCGACGCGTAGAACATGCCCGGCTTGTTGTAGAAGGCCGCCTGGGTGCCGTTTCCATGGTGAACATCGAAGTCCACCACGGCAACCCGCGTCAGGCCATGGCGCTCGGCCGCATAGGCCGCCGCAATCGCGGCCTGGTTGAAGACGCAAAAGCCCATTGCCCGGTCGGGCTCGGCATGGTGGCCGCATGGCCGGGTTGCGCAGAATACATTGTCGACTTCGCCGGCCATCACCGCGTCGACGCCGGCGCAGGCAGCGCCCACGCAGCGCATGACGGCTTCCAGCGAACCGGGCGACATCACGGTGTCGCCGCCGTCCAGCACCAGGTAACCCCGGCTCGGCGCGTTGTCCATGATTTGGTCGATGAAGTCGGCGTCGTGAATCAGCGCCACCTGGTCCCGCGTGCCCAGCGGCGCGTCCTGCCACTGCAGCGCTTCGAAGCCCGGCGCCTTCAGTGCCGCCAGCACGGCGCGCAGGCGCTCCGGCGACTCGGGATGCCCTGGCCCGGGCTTGTGTTCCATGCAGGCGGCATGGGTATAGATACGTGTGGTCATGGCGATGCATGCCGGCGCTTGCGCGACCGGCATTGCCTCCTTTCAGCTAACCGGTCCAGGGCATGGGGTGCCGGAGTGGCTAGTCCCATCGCTGGCCGGAGAAAACAGAAAATACGAAACTCAATGGGCATGCGCGGCCAGCTCTAGCAATTCGGGCTCGAACACCATTCTTTCCTTCCCGGTCAACAGCAGGAAGTGCTTGCCAGTGCAGCGGGTCAGCAGCGACATGCCCAGCTGCTGCGCCACCATGTGGCCCATCTGGGTCGTTCCCGAGCGCGACAGCAGGAAGGGAATTCCCATCTGCGCGCCCT is from Noviherbaspirillum sp. L7-7A and encodes:
- a CDS encoding HPP family protein, translated to MKIEFLSSLLPAPGTTDRFERMRACAGALFGLILTGLCTYVILPDPANAMLLIAPMGASAVLLFAVPASPLAQPWSIIGGNLVAALIGVTCAKLIGTPLLAAALAASLAIAAMFMLRCLHPPSGAVALTAVLGGPAIHAMGYQFILYPVALNSLLLLGTALFYNNATGRRYPHRVQADPATRHETRDPIPTARLGITSEDLDAVLARYNQVLDISREDLQTILVETEMQAYQRRFGITRCADVMSRDVRSVMFGSELQEAWDMLHKHRLTALPVVDRGNRVIGIITKADFIAHAKAGKYARLGHGLQRLLQPIRHTHSIKPEVVGQIMHTDVRTAYEKQPVVELVPLMSDAGLHSIPVVDEERRLVGMVTQSDMIATLYEKNLGRPVRSARLAAVSGSGV
- a CDS encoding histone deacetylase family protein, whose product is MTTRIYTHAACMEHKPGPGHPESPERLRAVLAALKAPGFEALQWQDAPLGTRDQVALIHDADFIDQIMDNAPSRGYLVLDGGDTVMSPGSLEAVMRCVGAACAGVDAVMAGEVDNVFCATRPCGHHAEPDRAMGFCVFNQAAIAAAYAAERHGLTRVAVVDFDVHHGNGTQAAFYNKPGMFYASSHQSPFYPGTGSRNETGVDHNIVNLPLARGCDSAQFRARSEAEILPALRDFAPEFLIISAGFDAHHLDPLASLELQDDDFRWITDELMRIADATCKGRVVSVLEGGYSMEGLANGTAAHVRRLMAAA